In Saccharomonospora marina XMU15, one genomic interval encodes:
- a CDS encoding MFS transporter, whose amino-acid sequence MNGLLRVARAEQLVRVISSQSLSTLSNGMVGLVIPWLVLSRTGSALNAGGVAFAVGAASLVGTLASGVISDRIGGRRAALISDAASFVTVLILPITLLFDFLPIWLVITTQILGTLFDGAGAIGKDTLVPRAAEADDVPLVRATSLQEALQNTANFVGPMAAGLLVAIFSESMALVVVSALFMLSFVLIGGVRKQHIVYEHPLTARQAWRDMLEGFTFLLREPLLKPITLVLVVNTGLHFPLASIIYPSWFVFADQGAERLGFFLGAQAIGGIVGGLLFAMISTKVSAYRWFLLTNVASTLVFSTLLLVEPGSLLAIAVSFLMGLVAAGLAPIVFTAYYERTPENLLGRVNGAAAAIMGAAVPVSSILFGWLISATAARHALVVVLVCYAVMALVVFFIPSLKLFDAGKGEEGTADRGSDKDRDSDKDADGEGDVTDVETVAGDTAGAAPGAGAQGDRDDRTGDADPVGS is encoded by the coding sequence ATGAACGGACTGCTGCGAGTGGCCCGCGCCGAACAGTTGGTGCGGGTCATTTCTTCGCAGTCGTTGTCCACGCTGTCCAACGGAATGGTCGGGCTCGTCATCCCGTGGTTGGTGCTCAGCCGGACCGGCAGCGCGCTCAACGCCGGTGGCGTCGCCTTCGCGGTCGGGGCAGCCTCGTTGGTGGGGACATTGGCGAGCGGGGTCATCTCCGATCGGATCGGCGGCCGCAGGGCGGCTCTCATCTCCGACGCGGCGAGTTTCGTGACCGTGCTCATTCTGCCGATCACGTTGCTGTTCGACTTCCTGCCGATCTGGCTCGTCATCACGACCCAGATCCTGGGAACCCTGTTCGACGGCGCGGGTGCCATCGGCAAGGACACACTCGTGCCGAGGGCCGCCGAAGCCGACGACGTGCCGCTCGTCCGGGCCACGAGCTTGCAGGAGGCGTTGCAGAACACGGCGAACTTCGTCGGGCCCATGGCGGCGGGCCTGCTGGTCGCGATCTTCAGCGAGAGTATGGCGCTCGTCGTGGTCAGCGCATTGTTCATGCTGTCGTTCGTGCTGATCGGCGGGGTGCGCAAGCAGCACATCGTTTACGAGCACCCGCTCACCGCACGTCAGGCCTGGCGGGACATGCTCGAGGGCTTCACGTTCCTGCTGAGGGAACCGCTACTCAAGCCGATCACGCTCGTGCTCGTGGTGAACACGGGGTTGCACTTCCCGCTTGCCTCGATCATCTACCCGTCGTGGTTCGTGTTCGCGGATCAGGGCGCGGAGCGACTGGGCTTCTTCCTCGGTGCTCAGGCGATCGGTGGCATCGTGGGTGGCCTGCTGTTCGCGATGATCTCGACGAAGGTGTCGGCGTACCGGTGGTTCCTGCTGACCAATGTCGCGTCGACGCTGGTGTTTTCGACGTTGCTGCTCGTCGAACCCGGTTCACTGCTGGCCATTGCCGTCTCGTTCCTGATGGGGCTGGTTGCCGCGGGCCTTGCACCGATCGTCTTCACCGCGTATTACGAGCGGACTCCGGAGAACTTGCTCGGCCGGGTGAACGGCGCCGCGGCTGCGATCATGGGTGCGGCGGTGCCCGTCTCTTCGATTCTCTTCGGCTGGCTGATCAGCGCCACCGCGGCGCGGCATGCCTTGGTGGTTGTACTGGTCTGCTATGCGGTGATGGCGCTGGTCGTCTTCTTCATCCCGTCGTTGAAGCTCTTCGACGCAGGTAAGGGCGAAGAGGGCACGGCCGACAGGGGCAGCGACAAGGACAGGGACAGCGACAAGGACGCCGACGGGGAGGGCGATGTCACGGATGTGGAGACCGTCGCAGGCGACACCGCTGGTGCCGCCCCCGGTGCGGGCGCGCAGGGCGACCGCGATGACCGTACCGGTGACGCGGACCCGGTAGGCAGCTAG
- a CDS encoding nucleotide disphospho-sugar-binding domain-containing protein yields the protein MRVLFVISPAKTHLYSVTPLAWAMRTAGHEVRVASQVEPTLLSLDDIAATGLHGVSIGPPASLPTIVDDAISKWDMSNAPPYVPGQQSVQEDYAKDDPLAELTMLVEHAYPTFGPDSVIDDFVRLTRSWKPDLVVWDGTVLPYVGPIGALACGAAHARIMFGTDAFVQLRDAARRQRPDLDPVRDGMGPVLDRYGLDYTDDLPVGQWTINSMPPWTWRPAGMSYLDMRPIAFNGPHPVPEWVYEPAPRRRVCISLGTSAQLTGSGASAADLLEAVADLDVDVIATLDRNQLAGVAAVPDNVHAVDFVPLTALLGSCAAIVHHGGSGTVTSALENAVPQLIVPSDLGGQKWWAPVAHANGIEARGAGHYVCDTPQLTGAILRDHLVKVLQDPSYAENAAELRTELFSVPSPNDVVPEIVRLTEEYRPR from the coding sequence ATGCGGGTTCTGTTCGTGATCAGCCCTGCGAAGACACACCTGTACTCGGTCACACCACTGGCCTGGGCCATGCGGACAGCTGGTCACGAGGTACGAGTTGCCAGTCAGGTCGAACCGACCCTGCTGTCACTGGATGACATCGCCGCCACCGGCCTGCACGGCGTGTCGATCGGCCCACCCGCGAGCCTTCCCACAATCGTGGATGACGCCATCTCGAAGTGGGACATGAGCAACGCGCCCCCGTATGTTCCGGGCCAGCAGTCCGTACAGGAGGACTACGCGAAGGACGATCCGCTCGCCGAGCTCACGATGCTGGTGGAGCACGCATACCCGACCTTCGGCCCGGATTCGGTGATCGACGACTTCGTCCGCCTGACCCGAAGCTGGAAACCCGATCTGGTCGTCTGGGACGGCACGGTGCTGCCTTACGTCGGACCGATCGGCGCGCTCGCATGCGGCGCGGCGCACGCGAGGATCATGTTCGGCACCGACGCGTTCGTACAGTTGCGCGACGCCGCTCGCCGGCAGCGACCGGACCTCGACCCGGTCCGCGACGGCATGGGGCCTGTACTGGACAGGTACGGCCTCGACTACACCGACGACCTTCCTGTCGGGCAGTGGACGATCAACAGCATGCCGCCGTGGACCTGGCGTCCGGCAGGCATGTCCTACCTCGATATGCGCCCGATCGCGTTCAACGGCCCACACCCGGTGCCGGAATGGGTATACGAGCCGGCGCCACGACGGCGAGTCTGTATCAGCCTCGGGACGTCGGCGCAGCTGACGGGCTCGGGAGCTTCGGCCGCGGACCTACTCGAAGCGGTCGCCGACCTCGACGTCGACGTGATCGCGACCCTCGACCGCAACCAGTTGGCCGGCGTCGCGGCCGTGCCGGACAATGTCCACGCGGTTGACTTCGTGCCACTGACCGCACTGCTCGGCAGCTGCGCGGCGATCGTGCACCACGGCGGCTCGGGGACGGTTACGTCGGCGCTCGAGAACGCCGTGCCGCAGTTGATCGTGCCGAGTGACCTCGGTGGCCAGAAGTGGTGGGCACCCGTAGCCCATGCCAACGGCATCGAGGCAAGAGGCGCGGGTCACTACGTGTGCGACACGCCGCAGTTGACAGGGGCGATCCTGCGCGACCACCTGGTCAAGGTGCTGCAGGACCCCTCGTACGCGGAGAACGCGGCCGAACTGCGCACCGAGCTGTTTTCGGTGCCCAGTCCCAACGACGTCGTGCCGGAGATCGTGCGCCTGACCGAGGAGTATCGACCCCGCTGA
- a CDS encoding nucleotide disphospho-sugar-binding domain-containing protein produces the protein MRILFTTQPLSGHFFPLVPLAWACRLAGHEVLVATAENFVSVATRAGLPVTACGPPADFLAEAFAATRHYSLADRRYAHGQAFARASEQALPELGKLVDSWRPDVVVCERAETAGPLVAAAGGIPFAELHWGVAELREYRIAATQVLGAAGPGNALPVPDWVINPWPPTLRLPYAASHQSIRSIDYNGDTPVPDWALRGEGPPRVCVTFGTVLPEAYLDDVSGVVRTLLENLARLGLTVVVAVDEKVVADWPRLPTSVSHVGRMPLSEVMRTCVAAVHHGGQGTTLTALAANLPQLVLPVFDDQFDNAEAVERSGAGMILHPQELTAAVIGDRCHRLLSTGRYADAATRVAHEMSVQPAPSEIAAGLARLAA, from the coding sequence GTGCGAATTCTCTTCACGACCCAGCCGCTGTCAGGACACTTCTTCCCGCTGGTGCCGCTGGCGTGGGCGTGCAGGCTCGCCGGTCACGAGGTACTTGTCGCCACGGCCGAGAACTTTGTCTCCGTAGCGACGAGGGCGGGCCTACCGGTCACCGCGTGCGGCCCGCCTGCCGATTTTCTGGCAGAGGCGTTCGCCGCGACAAGGCACTACAGCCTTGCGGATCGGCGGTACGCCCATGGCCAGGCTTTCGCCAGGGCCAGCGAGCAGGCCTTGCCGGAGCTGGGCAAGCTCGTCGACTCCTGGCGGCCGGACGTCGTGGTGTGCGAGCGTGCCGAAACCGCGGGCCCGTTGGTCGCGGCGGCCGGTGGCATTCCGTTCGCCGAGCTGCACTGGGGGGTTGCCGAGCTTCGCGAGTATCGAATCGCCGCCACGCAGGTGCTGGGAGCGGCCGGGCCGGGGAACGCGTTACCGGTACCGGACTGGGTGATCAACCCGTGGCCACCGACGTTGCGGCTGCCGTATGCGGCGAGCCACCAGAGCATTCGCAGTATCGACTACAACGGCGACACGCCGGTGCCGGATTGGGCGTTGCGCGGGGAAGGCCCGCCAAGGGTGTGTGTCACGTTCGGCACCGTGCTGCCCGAGGCCTACCTGGACGACGTGTCCGGTGTGGTACGGACCCTGCTGGAGAACCTCGCCCGGTTGGGCCTGACGGTGGTCGTGGCCGTGGACGAGAAGGTCGTGGCCGACTGGCCGCGGTTGCCCACCTCGGTCAGCCACGTCGGTCGGATGCCGCTCTCCGAAGTGATGCGTACCTGTGTCGCCGCCGTTCACCACGGTGGGCAAGGCACGACCCTCACGGCACTCGCGGCGAATCTCCCGCAGCTGGTGCTCCCGGTGTTCGACGACCAGTTCGACAACGCCGAGGCCGTGGAACGCTCGGGCGCGGGCATGATCCTGCATCCGCAGGAGCTGACCGCGGCCGTGATCGGCGATCGCTGCCACCGCTTGCTGTCGACCGGTCGCTATGCCGACGCGGCGACCCGCGTTGCGCACGAGATGTCCGTACAACCGGCGCCGTCGGAGATCGCGGCCGGCTTGGCCCGGCTCGCCGCCTGA
- a CDS encoding class I SAM-dependent methyltransferase, with protein MSEYGPEHARLYEPVFRGRGKDFEDEARRLTDVVRARMPAANSLLDVACGTGAHLEAFGELFDTVEGLEYAPAMRDIAVSRLPAVAIHSGDMRDFELDRSFDAVVCVGNSVACVADRNELIAAIGRMTAHLVPGGVLVVEPWFFPESFLDGHAGGALVKEEDRVIARITQSSRQGSKTRHEIRFVVADSSGISEFTEVLFVCLFAREDYEEAFERAGCSVELIPGLELAGRPNSPGLFVGVRKS; from the coding sequence ATGAGCGAGTACGGGCCGGAGCACGCCAGGCTTTACGAACCCGTCTTTCGGGGCCGTGGTAAGGATTTCGAGGACGAGGCGCGGCGGCTGACCGATGTCGTGCGTGCCAGGATGCCGGCGGCGAACTCGCTCCTGGACGTCGCGTGCGGCACCGGCGCGCATCTGGAGGCGTTCGGCGAGCTGTTCGACACCGTCGAAGGGCTCGAGTACGCACCTGCCATGCGTGACATCGCGGTGTCCCGGTTACCGGCGGTTGCGATACACAGCGGCGATATGCGCGACTTCGAGCTCGACCGATCGTTCGACGCGGTCGTGTGTGTGGGCAACTCGGTGGCCTGCGTGGCGGACAGGAACGAGTTGATCGCGGCTATCGGCCGAATGACCGCACACCTCGTTCCAGGTGGGGTGCTGGTCGTCGAACCGTGGTTCTTTCCGGAGAGTTTTCTTGACGGGCACGCAGGCGGCGCGTTGGTCAAGGAGGAGGACCGGGTCATCGCACGGATCACGCAGTCTTCGCGGCAGGGCAGCAAGACCCGGCACGAGATCAGATTCGTCGTCGCGGACTCGTCCGGGATCTCCGAGTTCACCGAGGTGCTGTTCGTGTGTCTGTTCGCCCGAGAGGACTATGAAGAGGCATTCGAGCGAGCAGGCTGTTCGGTCGAGCTGATACCGGGCCTGGAGCTGGCGGGCAGGCCGAACAGCCCCGGCCTGTTCGTCGGAGTTCGGAAGTCGTAG
- a CDS encoding DegT/DnrJ/EryC1/StrS family aminotransferase, with the protein MINIFQPSFGDEELAAVREVLESRWVGKGTKVELFERAWADHIGASAEQVTALSSCTAATFVAMELIEVGPGDEVVLPSVSFVGVANAIAARGARPVFCDVDGRTLNPTVANVAAALTERTKAVAVLHYGGQPGAIAEIAELCRDRGLWLIEDAANAQASSVAGKPAGTFGDIAVWSFDHGKIAVAVEGGMLYARDPALVEKAAKLAYLGLEQRSGFDEARRAATRWWEFDVCSFSPRRIMNDVFAAIGLVQLSRLPEAVARRREIAAEYDRALASVPGLVLAPPVPAGHVTSHYLYWVQLAPSVRDTVARELYDRGIYTTFRYELLHKVPAYGAKVELPGAEYASARTLCLPLHQELSDADVETVTSALHEVVTAEATDAARGVR; encoded by the coding sequence ATGATCAACATATTCCAGCCGTCGTTCGGAGACGAGGAACTGGCAGCTGTTCGCGAGGTTCTCGAAAGCAGGTGGGTCGGCAAGGGAACGAAGGTCGAGTTGTTCGAGCGGGCATGGGCCGACCACATCGGTGCGAGCGCGGAGCAGGTGACGGCTCTCAGTTCCTGTACCGCCGCCACTTTCGTGGCGATGGAGCTCATCGAGGTCGGCCCTGGTGACGAGGTGGTGCTGCCTTCGGTGAGCTTCGTGGGAGTGGCGAACGCGATCGCCGCTCGTGGCGCCCGCCCGGTGTTCTGCGACGTTGACGGGCGCACGCTGAACCCGACCGTCGCGAACGTGGCCGCCGCGCTGACCGAACGGACCAAGGCGGTCGCAGTGCTGCACTACGGTGGACAGCCCGGGGCGATCGCCGAGATCGCCGAACTCTGTCGCGACCGTGGCTTGTGGCTGATCGAGGACGCCGCCAACGCCCAAGCGTCGTCCGTGGCCGGCAAACCTGCCGGGACCTTCGGCGACATCGCGGTGTGGAGTTTCGACCACGGCAAGATCGCTGTAGCGGTGGAAGGCGGCATGCTGTATGCCCGCGATCCGGCCCTCGTCGAGAAGGCGGCGAAGCTGGCCTACCTCGGCTTGGAGCAGCGCAGCGGTTTCGACGAGGCACGGCGTGCGGCAACGCGGTGGTGGGAGTTCGACGTCTGTTCGTTCAGCCCTCGGCGCATCATGAACGATGTCTTCGCCGCCATCGGGCTCGTGCAGCTTTCGCGGTTGCCGGAGGCAGTGGCCCGCAGGCGTGAGATCGCGGCCGAGTACGACCGCGCGCTCGCTTCCGTTCCCGGCCTCGTGCTCGCGCCGCCCGTGCCCGCCGGGCATGTCACGTCGCACTACCTGTACTGGGTGCAACTGGCGCCCTCGGTCCGCGACACGGTCGCACGGGAGCTCTACGACCGCGGCATCTACACGACGTTCCGGTACGAGTTGCTGCACAAGGTGCCCGCGTACGGGGCGAAGGTCGAGTTGCCCGGCGCCGAGTACGCCTCGGCGAGGACGCTGTGCCTGCCACTGCACCAGGAGTTGTCCGACGCAGATGTCGAAACCGTCACTTCCGCGCTGCATGAGGTCGTGACGGCCGAAGCTACCGATGCGGCACGGGGAGTCCGATGA
- a CDS encoding cytochrome P450 family protein, whose product MGYQEAKLALADPRFSKDARRHWTDYAEGRVPSGFPLLDWALMRNIAGSYGEEHSRLRKLTLKAFTAHRVRSMRPSVEKAAAVLLDELDATSPGEVIDLRSAFAHPFPTQVICDLFGVTETAGSEMLTGTEINVDTNASPEERAARFQRWLAAIHAFVEVKRREPGDDLTSALIAARDGDGARLTDDEIVGTLHFMRAAGTVPPMNLLCNAVVQLLRNPAQLQLVREGRVPWSAVIEETARLEAPVAHLPFRFAVEDVELGGVTIAKGDPVLVNYAAIGRDPALHGETADVFDVMRAEKEHLSFGYGIHRCVGIPLAELEAEVALAALFERFPELDLAVEADAIEPQESFIMNGRRSVPLVLKPAASASA is encoded by the coding sequence GTGGGCTACCAGGAAGCCAAACTCGCCCTTGCCGACCCCAGATTCTCCAAGGACGCGCGGCGGCACTGGACGGACTATGCCGAAGGCAGGGTCCCCTCGGGTTTCCCACTGCTGGACTGGGCGCTCATGCGCAACATCGCGGGCAGCTACGGCGAGGAGCATTCGCGGCTGCGGAAGTTGACGTTGAAAGCCTTTACCGCGCACCGGGTGCGGTCGATGCGGCCGAGCGTCGAGAAGGCGGCCGCCGTTCTGCTCGACGAGTTGGACGCGACCAGCCCGGGTGAGGTGATCGACCTGAGGTCGGCATTCGCTCACCCGTTTCCCACTCAGGTCATCTGCGATCTGTTCGGGGTAACGGAGACCGCCGGTAGCGAGATGCTCACCGGCACGGAGATCAACGTCGATACCAACGCCTCACCCGAGGAGAGAGCGGCTCGCTTCCAGCGCTGGCTGGCGGCCATCCACGCGTTCGTCGAGGTCAAGCGCCGCGAACCGGGCGACGACCTGACCTCCGCGCTGATCGCGGCACGGGACGGGGACGGAGCACGGCTCACCGACGACGAGATCGTGGGCACACTGCATTTCATGCGGGCCGCGGGAACCGTACCCCCGATGAACCTGCTGTGCAACGCGGTCGTGCAGCTGTTGCGAAATCCCGCACAGCTGCAACTGGTGCGCGAAGGGCGGGTGCCGTGGAGCGCGGTGATCGAGGAAACCGCCCGCCTGGAGGCACCCGTGGCACACCTGCCGTTCCGGTTCGCGGTCGAGGACGTCGAGCTCGGTGGCGTGACCATAGCGAAGGGCGACCCGGTGCTGGTCAATTACGCCGCCATCGGCCGTGATCCGGCGTTACACGGGGAGACCGCGGACGTGTTCGACGTCATGCGGGCGGAAAAGGAACACCTTTCTTTCGGCTACGGCATCCACCGCTGCGTCGGGATTCCGCTTGCCGAACTCGAAGCGGAGGTTGCCCTCGCGGCACTGTTCGAGCGATTTCCCGAACTCGACCTCGCCGTCGAGGCGGACGCGATCGAGCCGCAGGAATCCTTCATCATGAACGGGCGACGCTCGGTGCCACTCGTGCTGAAGCCCGCCGCCTCGGCCTCGGCCTGA
- a CDS encoding YceI family protein has protein sequence MGFAVRHLMSKVRGTFSDFSGEIRIEEDQLQSSVGVSVELASVSTGNQMRDDHLRTSDFFDVEQSPKMTFVSSGVRSVEGGWVLDGDLTIRDITKAIEIQLEFLGLDPTGLAGEQRIGFEGRTSINRSDFGVNFGLAADSKIVISDKVDILLEIEAALTQ, from the coding sequence ATGGGGTTCGCTGTGCGGCATCTGATGAGCAAGGTGCGTGGCACGTTCAGCGACTTCAGCGGCGAGATCAGGATCGAGGAGGACCAGCTTCAGTCCTCGGTCGGGGTTTCGGTGGAGTTGGCATCAGTCAGCACCGGCAACCAGATGCGGGACGACCACCTGCGGACCAGCGACTTCTTCGACGTCGAGCAATCGCCGAAGATGACCTTCGTGAGTTCCGGTGTTCGCTCCGTGGAGGGTGGATGGGTCCTTGACGGCGACTTGACGATCCGCGACATCACGAAGGCGATCGAGATCCAGCTCGAGTTCCTCGGCCTCGATCCCACGGGTCTGGCAGGGGAGCAGCGGATCGGTTTCGAGGGCCGGACCTCGATCAATCGTAGTGACTTCGGAGTCAACTTCGGGCTCGCCGCTGACAGCAAGATCGTCATCAGCGACAAGGTCGATATCCTGCTGGAGATCGAGGCCGCACTGACGCAGTGA
- a CDS encoding class I SAM-dependent methyltransferase: MATGPTHEPDCRCRICGSSVREFFDFGMQPVANGFVSEEQLGQESFFRLSVGVCTNCTMVQLTQEVPRSTLFHADYPYRSSGSAIMREHFESFAHSLLHEELSGPDPLVVEIGSNDGIMLKKVSDAGVRHVGVDPSAAAAKVAAAKGVNVRVEFFEESSAAAIRDEYGPADVIFSANTFSHIADIGSVLNGVDILLAGDGTFVFEDRYLGDIVAKNYFDQIYDEHFYLFSVASVRTMAARHGFELVDATRLPVHGGSVRYVLARAGSRPTHPRVELFLRDEDGNGITAMETLTRFGENIDRIRHDLVTLLRDLRARGKHVVGYGATSKSTTVLNYCGIGTELIPRICDSTPEKQGTFTPGVHIPVTPPETFHDPFPDYALLFAWNHAEEIFEKETEFVRNGGEWILYVPRVHIHRPGSLPVVA, from the coding sequence ATGGCGACTGGCCCGACGCACGAGCCGGACTGTCGATGCCGGATCTGCGGCAGCTCCGTCCGGGAGTTCTTCGATTTCGGAATGCAGCCGGTGGCGAACGGGTTCGTGTCCGAGGAGCAGCTCGGTCAGGAGTCGTTCTTCAGGCTGTCGGTCGGGGTGTGCACGAACTGCACGATGGTCCAACTGACCCAAGAGGTGCCGCGGAGCACACTGTTCCATGCCGACTACCCCTACCGGTCGTCCGGTTCGGCGATAATGCGCGAACACTTCGAGAGCTTTGCCCACTCATTGCTGCACGAGGAGTTGAGCGGACCCGATCCGCTGGTCGTCGAGATCGGAAGCAACGACGGCATCATGCTCAAGAAGGTCAGCGACGCCGGCGTACGGCACGTTGGGGTCGACCCTTCCGCTGCAGCCGCGAAGGTCGCCGCGGCGAAGGGCGTCAACGTCCGGGTCGAGTTCTTCGAGGAGTCGTCGGCGGCGGCGATCCGGGACGAGTACGGCCCGGCGGACGTGATCTTCTCTGCCAACACGTTCAGCCACATAGCCGACATCGGGTCCGTACTCAACGGCGTGGACATCCTGCTGGCCGGGGATGGGACCTTCGTGTTCGAGGACCGCTACCTCGGCGACATCGTAGCCAAGAACTACTTCGATCAGATCTATGACGAGCACTTCTACCTCTTCTCCGTGGCCTCGGTGCGCACCATGGCCGCTCGCCACGGTTTCGAGCTCGTCGACGCCACAAGGCTGCCCGTGCACGGCGGATCTGTCAGATACGTCCTCGCCCGCGCGGGGTCGCGGCCCACCCATCCCAGGGTTGAGCTGTTCCTCCGGGATGAGGATGGCAACGGCATCACGGCCATGGAAACCCTCACCAGGTTCGGCGAGAACATCGACCGGATCCGGCACGACCTCGTAACGCTGCTGCGGGATCTGCGAGCGCGAGGCAAGCACGTCGTGGGTTACGGCGCGACCTCGAAGAGCACCACGGTGCTGAACTACTGCGGAATCGGGACCGAGCTGATCCCTCGCATCTGTGACTCGACCCCGGAGAAGCAAGGCACCTTCACCCCCGGAGTGCACATCCCGGTGACACCCCCGGAAACTTTTCACGACCCGTTTCCGGACTACGCGTTGCTCTTCGCGTGGAACCACGCCGAGGAGATCTTCGAAAAGGAGACCGAATTTGTCCGCAACGGTGGTGAATGGATCCTCTACGTGCCACGGGTCCACATCCACCGGCCCGGCTCGCTGCCCGTCGTGGCGTGA
- a CDS encoding DUF6222 family protein: MTRKPAWRKGPRKSWRRYAVTDEASELALQRCDPDAEASRTPQLAHGFRWRDLVAEIEAERAFREEGEVRAA, from the coding sequence ATGACCAGGAAACCGGCCTGGCGAAAAGGACCACGCAAGTCGTGGCGTCGCTATGCCGTCACCGACGAGGCATCCGAACTCGCACTCCAGAGGTGCGACCCGGACGCCGAAGCCTCGCGCACACCACAGCTTGCCCATGGCTTCCGTTGGCGGGACCTGGTCGCGGAAATCGAGGCCGAGCGAGCCTTTCGCGAGGAAGGCGAGGTGCGGGCCGCATGA
- a CDS encoding acyl-CoA carboxylase subunit beta, producing the protein MTSAEHDTSEPPRARHNPSLHVVREAQEPRSRPTEPTMSVLRRRRRGLRDRITAGNDAAVDRQHRLGKRTARERLEQLLDKGSFVEIDMYRRSASRSNLPKRPYTDGVVAGSGTIDGRRVFVYAQDFTIFGGSLGEAHASKIHKVMDLALSTGSPMIGLNDSGGARIQEGVMALHGYGGIFRRQVEASGVIPQLSVIMGPCAGGAAYSPALADFTFMVRETAKMYLTGPDVVEAVSGEHVTHEELGGADVHGSRSGVATLVYDDEETCIEDVRYLVSLLPSNNLDRAPRERECGATGDERPALADLVPVEPTQPYDMRDVVAEIVDDGDFFELHEQWARNVICALARIDGEVVGVVGNQPVEFAGVLDRMASQKAARFVRFCDAFNVPLVTLVDVPGFLPGTEQEHAGIIRHGAQLLYAYCEATVPRIQVIVRKAYGGAYIVMDSRSIGTDLSLAWPTNEIAVMGAEGAVNVLHRRELAEAVDADSRRAKLVAEYAEEYMHPHYAAERGLVDDVIDPAQTRSAVATGLAMLRDKRKRMAPRKHGNIPL; encoded by the coding sequence ATGACCTCCGCCGAACACGACACGTCCGAACCACCGCGGGCCCGCCATAACCCGAGTCTGCACGTCGTCCGCGAAGCCCAGGAACCGCGGTCGCGGCCCACCGAGCCGACGATGTCGGTACTGCGCCGGCGGCGCCGCGGTCTTCGCGACCGGATCACCGCGGGCAACGACGCGGCGGTGGACCGCCAGCACCGCCTCGGCAAGCGGACCGCGCGGGAGCGGCTGGAGCAACTGCTCGACAAGGGATCGTTCGTCGAGATCGACATGTACCGGCGCTCGGCTTCGCGGAGCAACCTGCCGAAGCGCCCCTACACCGACGGCGTGGTGGCAGGATCGGGCACCATCGACGGCCGCCGCGTGTTCGTGTACGCACAGGACTTCACCATCTTCGGTGGCTCGCTCGGCGAGGCCCACGCCTCGAAGATCCACAAAGTGATGGACCTCGCCCTGTCCACCGGTTCGCCGATGATCGGCCTGAACGACAGCGGCGGTGCGCGCATCCAGGAGGGCGTGATGGCGCTGCACGGCTACGGCGGAATCTTCCGCAGGCAGGTCGAAGCTTCCGGTGTGATCCCGCAGCTCAGCGTGATCATGGGGCCATGCGCGGGCGGTGCGGCGTACTCGCCGGCGCTGGCCGACTTCACCTTCATGGTGAGAGAGACCGCCAAGATGTACCTGACCGGCCCGGACGTCGTCGAGGCGGTCAGCGGCGAGCACGTCACCCACGAGGAACTCGGTGGCGCGGACGTCCACGGCTCACGGTCCGGCGTCGCCACGCTCGTGTACGACGACGAGGAGACGTGCATCGAGGACGTCCGTTACCTCGTGTCGCTGCTGCCGAGCAACAACCTCGACCGGGCTCCTCGAGAACGAGAGTGCGGCGCGACCGGCGACGAGCGGCCCGCGCTGGCCGACCTGGTGCCTGTCGAACCCACCCAGCCGTACGACATGCGCGATGTCGTCGCGGAGATCGTCGACGACGGCGACTTCTTCGAGCTGCACGAACAGTGGGCACGCAACGTCATCTGCGCACTCGCGCGCATCGACGGCGAAGTGGTCGGGGTTGTCGGCAATCAACCGGTCGAGTTCGCCGGCGTGCTCGACCGAATGGCGTCACAGAAGGCCGCGCGATTCGTACGTTTCTGCGACGCGTTCAACGTGCCGCTGGTGACACTGGTCGACGTCCCCGGCTTCCTACCCGGAACCGAGCAGGAGCACGCGGGAATCATCCGGCACGGCGCCCAACTGCTCTACGCCTACTGCGAGGCGACGGTACCGCGGATCCAGGTCATCGTCCGCAAGGCCTACGGCGGTGCGTACATCGTCATGGACTCACGCTCGATCGGCACGGACCTGTCACTGGCCTGGCCGACCAACGAGATCGCCGTGATGGGCGCGGAGGGCGCCGTCAACGTACTTCATCGCCGCGAGCTGGCAGAGGCCGTGGACGCCGATTCCCGGCGCGCGAAGCTCGTGGCCGAGTACGCAGAGGAGTACATGCACCCGCACTACGCGGCGGAACGCGGCCTGGTCGACGACGTCATCGACCCGGCGCAGACTCGCTCCGCCGTCGCGACCGGGCTGGCCATGCTACGAGACAAACGAAAGCGGATGGCGCCACGCAAGCACGGGAACATCCCGCTGTGA